A window of Halomonas sp. GFAJ-1 contains these coding sequences:
- a CDS encoding ribonuclease E, whose translation MKRMLINATQPEELRVALVDGQRLYDLDIESGAREQKKANIYRGKITRVEPSLEAAFVDFGAERHGFLPLKEISREYFIKDVSGRPSIKEVLKEGQEVIVQVDKEERGNKGAALTTFISLAGRFLVLMPNNPRAGGISRRIEGDDRSQLKDAMGQLTVPDKMGLIVRTAGIGRSSEELQWDLDYLVQVWESITTEAGKRSAPFLIYRESNVIIRAMRDYLRQDIGEVLIDSPEIHEEALGFIRQVMPSYQQKIKLYVDEVPLFSRFQIESQIETAYQREVKLPSGGSIVIDHTEALVSIDINSARATRGSDIEETALQTNSEAADEIARQLRLRDIGGLVVIDFIDMGPARNQREVENRMRDALKLDRARVQIGRISRFGLMEMSRQRLRPSLGETSGVVCPRCNGQGTIRDVRSLSLSIMRLIEEEAMKERSAQIRAILPVPVATYLLNEKRSVLADIESRQGVRVVLLPNPDMDTPHYDVQRFRDDHLDEDDSQALSSFEISTDTDVGKEPDPSFTPPTQRAEAAVKSVTHNAPAPVSLQTEEAPAKVTAAATPTPAPAADEQPSVIGRFIRGFAKLLGGEDSSTQQPAAEAPAPRKSAERSAPKSTRSTDNKPRQTRESSESAGKSEQRSNTQSRSTPAGDDANDKRSGPNRTRNRRRHPQNEDSKPQDSSNKSSRQSAKEPSGNSTDAPHEAASAQPESRRDTQRDQAREQKSRDSKPRDSKPRDEKAKSDEPRNAADGEEKQESKQPPAPQDDGTPKRTRNNPRNRSRKQAINPQSEAEQQKLQAEAALKAVATVEGTTQAVPSTESQPTASATQETSPAAPVDSTSSQAAQASDVENGEETTAEQPAKPAEKARKATHQRRKPQAEQPAQETAAGDESQPIANESASDTAKAELEETPKPAASQEAEESQPAEAPEQPKTAPVADSEPKPAEAAQEPEPTDTQQNEAAAEDVKASETGSEERATETAAIAEPVADEAKANEANADKVAATQASAPTTTPVENAAAAEASVPEKSAPVASPQSDTPQPEEAPVAEQKETEDASTAAKEETPKPSRRRRSRAHNDPRELRKQQAQNAAQE comes from the coding sequence ATGAAACGGATGCTGATTAACGCAACCCAGCCAGAAGAGCTGCGGGTTGCGCTGGTAGATGGACAACGCCTTTACGACCTGGATATCGAATCAGGCGCTCGGGAACAGAAAAAAGCCAACATATATCGTGGCAAAATCACCCGTGTCGAACCCTCCCTTGAAGCCGCGTTTGTAGATTTTGGCGCCGAGCGCCACGGCTTTTTGCCGTTAAAAGAGATCTCCCGCGAGTACTTTATTAAAGATGTCTCTGGCCGCCCCAGCATTAAAGAAGTGCTTAAAGAGGGCCAGGAAGTCATCGTTCAGGTGGACAAAGAGGAGCGCGGCAACAAAGGCGCCGCTCTGACAACGTTCATCAGCTTAGCGGGTCGTTTTTTAGTACTGATGCCTAATAACCCACGTGCGGGGGGGATTTCTCGCCGCATTGAGGGTGATGACCGCAGCCAGCTAAAAGACGCCATGGGCCAGCTCACTGTGCCCGACAAGATGGGTCTGATCGTGCGCACCGCTGGCATTGGCCGCAGCTCAGAAGAGCTGCAGTGGGACCTGGACTACCTAGTGCAGGTTTGGGAGTCCATCACCACTGAAGCGGGCAAACGCTCAGCGCCTTTCCTGATTTACCGTGAATCCAATGTCATTATTCGCGCCATGCGCGACTATCTTCGCCAAGATATTGGTGAAGTACTCATCGATAGCCCTGAAATTCACGAGGAAGCCCTGGGCTTTATCCGTCAGGTAATGCCCTCTTATCAGCAGAAAATCAAACTATACGTAGATGAAGTTCCGCTGTTTTCACGCTTCCAGATTGAGTCGCAGATAGAAACCGCCTACCAGCGGGAAGTTAAACTGCCCTCTGGTGGTTCTATCGTTATCGACCACACTGAAGCGCTGGTCTCCATCGATATCAACTCCGCTCGCGCCACCCGCGGTAGCGATATCGAAGAAACCGCCTTACAAACCAACTCCGAAGCCGCTGACGAGATCGCCCGCCAGCTGCGTTTGCGGGATATTGGCGGCCTTGTCGTTATCGACTTTATCGACATGGGCCCTGCGCGCAACCAGCGGGAAGTGGAAAACCGCATGCGCGACGCGCTGAAACTGGACCGAGCACGGGTGCAGATTGGCCGCATTTCGCGCTTTGGCCTAATGGAAATGTCGCGCCAGCGGTTGCGCCCCTCCTTAGGCGAAACCAGCGGCGTGGTTTGCCCGCGCTGTAACGGTCAAGGCACGATACGCGACGTTCGCTCTCTGTCACTCTCTATCATGCGCCTGATTGAAGAAGAAGCCATGAAAGAGCGCAGCGCACAGATCCGCGCCATTTTGCCGGTACCAGTGGCCACCTACCTGCTCAACGAAAAACGCAGCGTGCTGGCTGATATCGAGTCCCGCCAGGGTGTGCGCGTAGTGCTACTACCGAATCCTGACATGGACACGCCCCATTACGATGTTCAGCGGTTCCGCGATGACCATCTCGATGAAGACGACAGCCAGGCGCTTTCCAGCTTTGAAATTTCCACCGACACTGACGTTGGCAAAGAGCCCGACCCAAGCTTCACGCCACCCACCCAGCGTGCTGAAGCAGCCGTAAAGAGTGTCACGCATAACGCCCCTGCACCTGTTTCGCTACAGACAGAAGAAGCGCCTGCAAAAGTAACGGCAGCAGCGACACCCACGCCAGCCCCCGCCGCCGATGAGCAGCCCAGCGTGATTGGCCGTTTCATTCGTGGTTTCGCCAAGCTGTTGGGTGGTGAAGACAGTAGCACTCAACAACCGGCTGCTGAGGCACCCGCCCCGCGGAAGTCGGCTGAGCGGAGCGCGCCCAAAAGCACCCGCAGCACCGATAATAAGCCCAGGCAAACCCGCGAAAGCAGCGAGAGCGCCGGGAAGAGCGAGCAGCGCAGCAACACTCAGTCCCGTAGCACCCCTGCTGGCGATGATGCTAACGACAAGCGTAGCGGCCCTAACCGTACGCGTAATCGTCGCCGTCATCCGCAGAACGAAGACAGCAAGCCTCAAGACAGTAGCAATAAGAGCAGTCGCCAAAGCGCAAAAGAGCCTTCAGGCAATAGCACTGACGCCCCGCATGAGGCAGCGTCCGCTCAGCCTGAGAGTCGTCGTGACACTCAGCGCGACCAAGCAAGAGAGCAAAAATCCCGCGACAGCAAGCCACGGGATAGCAAGCCGCGTGATGAAAAAGCCAAGAGCGATGAACCACGCAACGCTGCCGACGGCGAGGAAAAGCAAGAGAGCAAGCAGCCACCTGCCCCGCAGGATGATGGCACGCCAAAGCGCACACGCAACAACCCGCGCAACCGCTCACGCAAGCAGGCCATCAACCCGCAGTCTGAAGCCGAGCAGCAAAAGCTCCAGGCTGAGGCCGCACTTAAAGCAGTGGCCACAGTAGAGGGCACAACCCAAGCCGTGCCAAGCACGGAGAGCCAGCCAACGGCCTCTGCAACACAAGAGACGTCTCCAGCAGCGCCCGTTGACTCAACAAGCAGCCAAGCCGCTCAAGCGTCTGATGTCGAAAACGGCGAAGAGACAACAGCAGAGCAGCCTGCGAAGCCAGCCGAAAAGGCCCGCAAAGCAACGCATCAGCGTCGTAAGCCGCAGGCAGAGCAGCCTGCACAAGAGACTGCAGCAGGTGATGAGAGCCAACCTATCGCCAATGAATCTGCCAGCGATACGGCCAAAGCTGAGCTTGAGGAGACACCCAAGCCTGCGGCTTCTCAAGAAGCAGAAGAGTCTCAGCCAGCCGAGGCACCTGAGCAGCCTAAAACAGCGCCAGTGGCCGACAGCGAACCGAAGCCTGCCGAAGCGGCACAGGAACCTGAGCCTACCGACACCCAGCAGAATGAAGCAGCGGCTGAGGATGTTAAAGCCTCTGAAACAGGATCAGAAGAGCGCGCGACCGAAACGGCAGCTATCGCCGAGCCGGTAGCTGATGAGGCGAAGGCCAACGAGGCGAATGCTGATAAAGTTGCAGCAACTCAAGCCAGCGCTCCAACGACTACGCCGGTAGAAAATGCAGCCGCCGCTGAAGCGTCAGTGCCAGAAAAATCAGCGCCTGTGGCTTCACCGCAAAGCGACACCCCGCAGCCTGAAGAGGCGCCCGTGGCAGAGCAGAAAGAAACTGAGGATGCGTCAACGGCCGCTAAGGAAGAAACACCGAAGCCAAGCCGTCGGCGCCGTAGTCGCGCGCACAACGACCCGCGTGAGCTACGTAAGCAGCAAGCGCAAAACGCTGCTCAAGAGTAA
- a CDS encoding 23S rRNA pseudouridylate synthase has translation MAEGREVQWVDIAPEQAGQRIDNFLMTRLKGAPRALIYRIVRKGEVRVNKKRVKVDYRLQAGDLVRVPPLRLAPREAVKEVSDNLRDLLIGSVIMEGPDWMVLNKPSGLAVHGGSGVKIGLIEALRQVRDDLTFLELVHRLDRDTSGCLLLAKSRDALVTLNESLKKHAMDKRYLALVNGRWPARKTYVGARLDRFDAGNGERRVRVDPNGKVSRTLFSVVETFEKATLVEAEPVTGRTHQIRVHAAHAGHALLGDDKYSTRESVHMTQQLKVDRLFLHARALTFPEPGNGRPVTVKAPLPEALEAALQRARR, from the coding sequence ATGGCCGAAGGGCGCGAAGTACAGTGGGTGGATATCGCCCCGGAGCAGGCGGGTCAGCGAATTGATAATTTTTTGATGACCCGGCTAAAAGGAGCGCCACGTGCGTTGATCTATCGCATCGTACGTAAAGGTGAGGTAAGGGTTAATAAAAAACGCGTTAAAGTCGATTACCGGCTGCAGGCAGGAGATTTGGTGCGCGTACCGCCGCTGCGCCTAGCCCCGCGAGAGGCGGTAAAAGAGGTGAGTGATAATTTGCGCGACCTGCTGATTGGTAGCGTGATTATGGAAGGCCCCGATTGGATGGTGCTTAATAAGCCTTCTGGGTTGGCGGTTCACGGTGGCAGCGGCGTAAAAATTGGCTTAATCGAAGCGCTTAGGCAAGTCCGAGACGATCTTACCTTCTTAGAGCTTGTGCACCGATTAGACCGTGATACGTCCGGCTGTCTGCTGCTGGCGAAATCCCGCGATGCGCTGGTAACCCTGAATGAGTCTTTGAAGAAGCATGCAATGGACAAGCGCTACCTGGCGTTGGTCAATGGCCGGTGGCCAGCGCGGAAAACGTATGTAGGCGCTCGATTAGACCGTTTTGATGCCGGAAACGGCGAGCGTCGGGTGCGAGTTGATCCCAACGGCAAAGTGTCGCGCACCCTGTTCTCAGTCGTCGAGACATTCGAGAAAGCCACCCTTGTTGAAGCTGAACCCGTGACGGGGCGTACGCACCAGATTCGCGTGCATGCCGCCCATGCGGGGCATGCGCTGCTGGGCGACGACAAATATTCGACCCGTGAAAGTGTGCATATGACTCAGCAATTGAAAGTGGATCGGCTGTTTTTACACGCACGTGCTTTAACGTTTCCTGAGCCGGGCAATGGTCGGCCTGTGACGGTGAAGGCGCCCCTGCCAGAAGCGTTGGAAGCAGCGCTGCAGCGGGCTCGGCGATAA
- a CDS encoding HAD family hydrolase has product MRYELIIFDWDGTLMNSVPKIVACMQAAAVDAEWDALSVSAIEDIIGLGLPEAINKLCPGIGPVQAELLRQRYAHHFVHSDTTPMPFFEGVDAQIARLRQREQQRLAVATGKSRRGLDRVFAETGSGGWFDASRTADETRSKPHPQMLSELLEELAIPVERAVMVGDTEYDMEMARAIGMDRVAVTYGVHTPSRLALSQPRWVAHNISELFDWLYG; this is encoded by the coding sequence ATGCGTTACGAACTGATTATTTTTGACTGGGATGGCACCCTGATGAATTCGGTGCCTAAAATTGTTGCCTGCATGCAGGCGGCAGCTGTGGATGCGGAGTGGGATGCACTGAGCGTTAGCGCTATTGAGGATATTATTGGCCTGGGGCTACCCGAGGCGATCAATAAGCTTTGCCCGGGAATCGGGCCAGTGCAGGCAGAGCTGCTGCGGCAGCGCTATGCCCACCATTTTGTTCACTCCGATACCACCCCAATGCCGTTTTTTGAAGGCGTGGACGCTCAGATAGCGCGTTTGCGGCAGCGCGAGCAGCAGCGGCTAGCGGTGGCGACAGGAAAAAGTCGTCGCGGTCTTGATCGTGTGTTTGCCGAAACGGGCAGTGGTGGATGGTTTGACGCTAGCCGAACGGCAGATGAAACGCGCTCGAAACCTCATCCGCAAATGCTTAGCGAGTTGTTGGAGGAACTCGCTATTCCTGTTGAGCGTGCGGTGATGGTTGGGGACACCGAATACGACATGGAAATGGCCAGAGCCATTGGTATGGACCGCGTAGCGGTGACCTATGGTGTTCATACGCCGTCTCGCTTAGCGCTAAGTCAGCCTCGCTGGGTGGCGCATAATATTAGTGAGCTTTTTGATTGGCTATACGGCTAA
- a CDS encoding signal peptidase, which yields MSDDQKRGSDGEQPQAVEEQPNEAVEDRWTQGPDVSRSAKGKAALAGDASDDAETLRERQRLAQLEMMDRWVGGVLTEQRRTRRWKLFFRLLFLTIVLVSLTTTVYRVWWGEPTASTPAQAHLALVEVRGVIASDAPANAERIIRGLNRAWSADNAAAVVLHIDSPGGSPVQSQRIYAEIMRLREQGDKPIYALIEDVGASGAYYIASAANDIMASPASLVGSIGVIYAGFGFQEAIDKLGIERRVVTAGDNKAFLDPFQPLGEDVEVFWQSVLNQTHEQFVNDVRAGRGERLTDSPEVFSGLVWSGEQALALGLVDELASLEQLARAEVGGTHWEDYTPRLDPFERLTRRFTQAAAEVLGVSSSSSPLRFESP from the coding sequence ATGAGCGATGATCAAAAGCGCGGCAGCGATGGTGAGCAGCCGCAGGCGGTAGAAGAGCAGCCTAACGAGGCGGTAGAAGATCGATGGACCCAAGGCCCTGACGTCTCAAGGTCTGCCAAAGGGAAGGCGGCGTTAGCAGGCGATGCCAGTGATGACGCCGAAACCCTGCGCGAGCGCCAGCGGTTGGCGCAGTTGGAAATGATGGATCGGTGGGTTGGTGGCGTTTTAACCGAGCAGCGCCGAACGCGTCGTTGGAAGCTGTTTTTCCGTTTATTGTTTTTGACCATTGTGCTTGTCTCGTTAACGACTACGGTTTATCGCGTGTGGTGGGGGGAACCCACGGCCTCCACGCCAGCGCAGGCTCATCTGGCGCTGGTAGAAGTGCGTGGAGTCATTGCCAGTGATGCGCCAGCTAACGCAGAGCGTATTATTCGTGGGCTAAACCGTGCCTGGTCGGCTGATAATGCCGCAGCGGTAGTGCTGCATATCGATAGCCCAGGCGGCAGTCCTGTCCAGTCTCAGCGTATTTACGCAGAAATAATGCGGCTACGTGAGCAGGGCGATAAGCCCATCTATGCGCTGATTGAAGATGTGGGTGCCAGCGGCGCCTATTACATTGCCTCTGCCGCTAACGACATTATGGCTTCACCCGCAAGTTTGGTGGGCTCCATCGGTGTTATATATGCGGGTTTTGGTTTCCAGGAGGCAATAGATAAGCTGGGCATTGAGCGGCGGGTAGTCACAGCGGGTGACAATAAAGCGTTTTTGGACCCCTTTCAGCCCCTGGGTGAGGACGTAGAAGTGTTCTGGCAGAGTGTGCTTAACCAAACCCATGAGCAGTTTGTTAATGATGTGCGTGCTGGTCGCGGTGAGCGGTTAACAGATAGCCCTGAGGTGTTTTCAGGGCTGGTTTGGAGTGGTGAGCAGGCGCTGGCGCTGGGGTTGGTGGATGAGCTGGCTAGTCTGGAACAGCTGGCGCGTGCCGAAGTGGGTGGGACTCACTGGGAAGACTACACGCCGCGTCTAGATCCCTTTGAGCGGTTGACGCGTCGCTTCACGCAAGCGGCAGCAGAAGTGCTTGGCGTATCATCATCTAGCTCTCCACTGCGCTTTGAGTCGCCCTAG
- a CDS encoding septum formation protein Maf, with protein sequence MDNAPLVLASSSRFRQALLDRLQLPYQCYSPDIDETPYPGESPQALVHRLALSKANAVADRFPNHCIIGSDQIALFEGDILGKPHTSERACANLARFSGQRVTFLTGLALLDTRHQRHQVHIEPFDVVFRSLSQQEIERYVSLEQPLDSAGSFRMEGLGIALFEKLEGRDPNALIGLPLIALCSMLRQAGMNPLGDD encoded by the coding sequence ATGGATAACGCCCCTTTGGTCCTGGCATCTAGCTCACGCTTCCGCCAAGCGCTGCTAGATCGGCTACAACTGCCCTACCAGTGCTATTCGCCAGACATTGATGAAACCCCTTACCCGGGCGAGTCACCCCAGGCGCTCGTGCACCGCCTTGCCTTAAGCAAAGCCAACGCTGTGGCTGATCGATTCCCTAATCACTGCATTATTGGCTCTGACCAAATAGCCCTGTTTGAAGGGGACATCCTTGGCAAACCGCATACAAGTGAGCGCGCCTGCGCTAATTTGGCGCGTTTTTCGGGCCAGCGAGTGACTTTTTTAACCGGCTTGGCGTTGCTGGATACTCGCCACCAGCGTCATCAAGTTCACATTGAGCCTTTTGACGTTGTATTCCGCTCACTCAGCCAACAAGAAATTGAGCGCTACGTTTCTCTAGAGCAGCCACTGGATAGCGCTGGCAGCTTCCGCATGGAGGGGCTGGGCATTGCACTCTTTGAAAAGCTAGAGGGCCGCGACCCCAACGCGCTAATCGGACTGCCGCTCATTGCACTATGCAGCATGCTTCGCCAGGCGGGCATGAACCCGCTTGGCGACGATTAA
- a CDS encoding 50S ribosomal protein L32 — protein MAVQQNRKTRSKRGMRRSHDALSAPTLSQDKETGTTHLRHHVSPDGFYRGRKVVEV, from the coding sequence ATGGCAGTTCAACAGAACCGTAAAACTCGTTCCAAGCGCGGCATGCGTCGTAGCCACGATGCGCTGAGCGCACCGACCCTGTCCCAGGACAAAGAAACGGGCACAACTCACCTGCGTCACCACGTTTCTCCAGACGGTTTCTACCGTGGTCGTAAGGTCGTTGAGGTTTAA
- a CDS encoding phosphate acyltransferase, whose product MRLAIDVMGGDQGPRAIVEGSARAVIERLDLELTLFGPHQQIDAELSRLPQPLAAATSRLVVADAPDSVSPEATASWALRRGHSTSMARMLQSLSQGDALAGVSAGNTGALVALARRELGMLSGISRPAISTAIPARRGRRCYLLDLGANVDSPAHRLFDFAMMGAAMAHCMDGIDRPKVALLNVGAEATKGSANVREGDRLLRECATDLAFDYHGYAEGGDIFQGELDVVVCDGFVGNVALKASEGLTRMLVERVQMAFESRLSGRLASLLARPVLKRLKQELDPVRYNGASLLGLQRIVVKSHGSAGADGFYYAIQRALQEVEHELPARIEGRWSRHSPSQA is encoded by the coding sequence GTGCGCCTAGCGATTGATGTAATGGGGGGTGACCAAGGCCCCCGTGCCATTGTCGAAGGCTCCGCAAGGGCGGTCATTGAGCGCCTTGATCTAGAGCTAACCCTGTTTGGTCCGCATCAGCAGATTGATGCTGAGCTTTCGCGCTTGCCGCAGCCCCTGGCTGCGGCAACGTCACGTTTGGTGGTAGCGGATGCGCCAGATAGTGTCTCCCCGGAGGCTACTGCGTCATGGGCGCTTCGTCGTGGTCATTCCACAAGTATGGCGCGAATGCTGCAGAGCCTTTCGCAAGGCGATGCATTAGCGGGTGTCAGTGCGGGGAATACCGGCGCTTTAGTGGCGCTTGCAAGACGAGAGCTGGGTATGCTTTCCGGTATTTCCAGACCGGCAATTAGTACCGCTATTCCTGCTCGCAGAGGGCGCCGCTGCTATTTGCTGGATTTGGGAGCGAATGTAGACTCGCCCGCCCATAGGCTGTTCGACTTTGCCATGATGGGGGCGGCGATGGCCCACTGTATGGATGGAATTGATCGGCCCAAAGTCGCGCTGCTTAATGTTGGTGCTGAAGCAACCAAAGGTAGTGCTAACGTGCGAGAAGGCGATCGTTTGCTGCGTGAATGCGCAACCGATCTAGCATTTGACTACCACGGGTATGCCGAGGGCGGTGATATATTTCAGGGCGAGCTTGATGTGGTAGTGTGCGACGGTTTCGTAGGTAATGTGGCTCTGAAAGCGAGTGAAGGTTTGACCCGTATGCTGGTAGAGCGTGTGCAAATGGCGTTTGAATCACGCCTAAGTGGGCGTTTGGCAAGCCTACTGGCCAGGCCTGTACTAAAGCGTTTGAAGCAAGAGCTGGACCCTGTGCGTTATAATGGGGCCAGTTTGCTGGGTTTGCAGAGGATTGTGGTTAAAAGCCACGGGAGTGCTGGTGCAGATGGCTTCTACTATGCTATCCAGCGAGCGCTACAAGAAGTCGAGCATGAACTGCCGGCGCGAATCGAGGGGCGCTGGTCGCGTCACTCACCGTCGCAGGCATGA
- a CDS encoding malonyl CoA-acyl carrier protein transacylase, giving the protein MSQPLALIFPGQGSQQLGMLRELAERYSVVGTTFEEASDALGYDLWKVVQEGPEEALNATACTQPALLSSSIAIWRVWQELEGPRPSVMAGHSLGEYSAMVCAGVMGFAEGVKLVRLRGEAMQQAVPAGEGGMAAILGLEDSAVEAACASAAQGEVVSAVNFNSPGQVVIAGGKSAVERAILACQEAGAKRAMALPVSVPSHCALMRPAAERLSQAMQEIELRAPRYNVIQNVDAQAHADIETLRTRLIEQLYQPVRWSSCVEAMVKQGANVFIECGPGKVLTGLNKRIVRGAKGLAVNDPDSLDAALELAREALADDA; this is encoded by the coding sequence ATGTCTCAACCCCTTGCCCTCATTTTTCCCGGGCAAGGCTCTCAGCAGCTAGGAATGCTGCGAGAGCTGGCCGAGCGCTATAGTGTGGTGGGAACGACATTTGAGGAAGCGTCAGATGCTCTGGGCTACGATTTATGGAAAGTCGTACAAGAAGGCCCAGAAGAAGCACTTAACGCCACAGCGTGCACCCAGCCTGCGCTGCTTTCGTCAAGCATCGCTATTTGGCGTGTTTGGCAAGAGTTAGAGGGCCCCCGCCCAAGCGTGATGGCAGGTCACAGTCTGGGCGAATACAGCGCTATGGTATGTGCAGGTGTGATGGGCTTTGCAGAAGGTGTGAAGCTGGTGCGCTTACGTGGCGAGGCCATGCAGCAAGCAGTGCCTGCTGGCGAAGGCGGTATGGCGGCAATCCTGGGGCTTGAAGATAGTGCTGTGGAAGCGGCTTGCGCCAGCGCTGCCCAGGGAGAAGTGGTTTCTGCCGTTAATTTTAACTCTCCCGGTCAGGTGGTGATTGCGGGTGGTAAAAGTGCCGTTGAGCGCGCTATTTTAGCCTGCCAGGAGGCGGGCGCTAAGCGTGCTATGGCGCTGCCGGTGTCGGTTCCTTCCCACTGTGCCTTAATGCGCCCTGCAGCGGAGCGTCTTTCTCAAGCGATGCAGGAGATAGAGCTGCGCGCACCTCGCTACAACGTCATCCAAAATGTGGATGCGCAGGCCCACGCTGATATTGAAACTTTGCGTACCCGCCTTATTGAGCAGCTTTATCAACCGGTGCGTTGGTCATCCTGCGTTGAAGCCATGGTAAAGCAAGGTGCTAACGTATTTATTGAGTGTGGCCCTGGTAAAGTGCTCACCGGGCTAAATAAGCGTATTGTGCGGGGAGCGAAAGGTTTGGCCGTCAACGATCCCGATAGCTTGGATGCTGCGCTGGAGCTTGCGCGTGAAGCGTTGGCTGACGACGCGTGA
- the fabG gene encoding 3-oxoacyl-ACP reductase (catalyzes the first of the two reduction steps in the elongation cycle of fatty acid synthesis) yields MTQERRVALVTGASRGIGRAIAHELGRQGRIVVGTATSESGAEKIDADLKEHGIDGAGMCLNVTDQASIDHVLKAINEQFGAPTILVNNAGITRDNLLMRMKEDEWDSVMDTNLKSVYRVTKACLRGMTKARFGRIVSISSVVATMGNLGQANYAAAKAGMEGFSRALAREVASRAITVNAVAPGFIATDMTEALPEAQHEMLLKQIPLARLGEPNEIAAAVGFLTSDAAGYITGETLHVNGGMNMR; encoded by the coding sequence ATGACGCAAGAACGTAGAGTTGCGCTGGTCACTGGCGCCAGTAGAGGCATTGGGCGAGCGATTGCTCATGAGCTTGGGCGTCAAGGCCGCATAGTGGTGGGCACCGCGACCAGTGAGTCAGGTGCTGAGAAAATAGATGCTGACCTTAAAGAGCACGGCATTGATGGCGCTGGCATGTGCTTGAATGTCACCGATCAGGCAAGCATCGACCACGTGTTGAAAGCAATTAACGAGCAATTTGGTGCGCCAACCATCTTGGTTAATAATGCGGGCATTACGCGCGATAACTTGCTCATGCGTATGAAAGAGGACGAGTGGGACTCCGTAATGGATACCAACCTCAAATCTGTTTATCGCGTTACTAAAGCCTGTCTACGTGGTATGACAAAAGCACGCTTTGGGCGTATCGTGTCGATCAGTTCAGTTGTGGCAACGATGGGCAATTTAGGCCAAGCTAACTATGCTGCTGCAAAAGCAGGTATGGAAGGCTTTAGCCGAGCATTGGCCAGAGAGGTGGCTTCACGGGCAATTACTGTTAATGCCGTAGCGCCTGGTTTTATTGCCACCGATATGACAGAAGCACTGCCTGAGGCGCAGCACGAAATGCTGTTGAAGCAGATTCCTCTAGCGCGCCTAGGCGAGCCTAATGAAATTGCCGCTGCCGTTGGTTTTTTGACAAGTGATGCGGCGGGTTATATTACTGGTGAAACGCTGCACGTTAACGGCGGAATGAATATGCGTTGA
- a CDS encoding acyl carrier protein, with the protein MSTIEERVKKVVAERLNVKEEDIQNSSSFTEDLGADSLDTVELVMALEEEFDTEIPDEEAEKITTVQEAIDYVNAHQ; encoded by the coding sequence ATGAGTACTATTGAAGAGCGCGTGAAGAAAGTTGTGGCAGAGCGCCTAAACGTTAAAGAAGAAGACATCCAGAATAGCTCTTCTTTCACGGAAGACTTAGGTGCCGACTCCCTCGACACCGTTGAGCTGGTGATGGCTTTGGAAGAGGAATTTGATACTGAAATTCCTGACGAAGAAGCTGAAAAAATCACTACGGTTCAAGAAGCTATCGACTACGTAAACGCCCACCAGTAA